A genome region from Populus alba chromosome 5, ASM523922v2, whole genome shotgun sequence includes the following:
- the LOC118061903 gene encoding glutamate receptor 3.3 isoform X2, protein MNAVRFALCLFLFCVLFSSSGYSRNVSSRPAAVNIGAIFTFESTIGRAAKIAIQEAVKDVNANSSILHGTELKIHMRNSNCSGFLGLAEGLKFTENDVIAIIGPQSSVVAHIISHVANELQVPLLSFAATDPTLNSLQFPFFVRTTQSDFYQMAAISEVVDHYGWKQVTAIFIDNDYGRNGVSALGDRLAERRCRISYKVGIPPDSGVNRGDITDILVKVALMESRVVIVHVYPDMGFKIFSMANHLEMMGNGWVWIATDWLSSVLDSASPLPSETMDSVQGVLVLRQHTPDSDRKRAFSSRWHKLTGGSLGLHSYGLYAYDSVWLIAHALDAFFNQGGIISFSNDSRLPSGEGSSLHLEAISIFDDGKLLLNNILQSDFVGLTGRIKFGIDRSLILPAYDVINVIGTGYRRIGYWSNYSGLSITPPETLYTKPPNRSSSNQNLYNAIWPGDTLLTPRGWAFANNGKQLRIGVPIRVSFREFVSQVQGTDTFKGFCIDVFTAAVSLLPYPVQYQFIPFGDGKENPSYTELVNKITTGFFDAAVGDIAIVTKRTKVLDFTQPYVASGLVVVAPFRKLNSGAWAFLRPFSARMWIVTACFFLVVGLVVWILEHRINDDFRGPPKRQIITVLWFSLSTLFFAHRENTMSTLARNYLLLLKELKA, encoded by the exons ATGAACGCGGTTAGGTTTGCTTTGTGTCTTTTTCTCTTCTGTGTGCTGTTTTCATCAAGTGGATATAGTAGGAATGTGAGCTCAAGGCCTGCCGCTGTGAATATTGGAGCTATTTTTACCTTCGAATCTACGATTGGAAGAGCTGCCAAGATTGCTATCCAGGAAGCTGTCAAAGATGTGAATGCAAATTCTAGCATTCTGCATGGCACCGAACTCAAAATTCACATGAGAAACTCTAACTGCAGTGGGTTTCTAGGCTTGGCTGAAG GTTTGAAGTTCACGGAGAATGATGTCATTGCCATTATTGGCCCGCAATCTTCTGTTGTTGCCCATATTATATCCCATGTCGCTAATGAACTTCAAGTTCCCCTATTGTCATTTGCAGCAACAGACCCCACTCTGAACTCGCTGCAGTTCCCCTTTTTTGTTAGGACCACGCAGAGTGATTTCTACCAAATGGCGGCAATATCAGAGGTAGTTGATCATTATGGTTGGAAGCAGGTGACTGCCATTTTCATTGATAATGATTATGGACGAAATGGCGTGTCAGCTCTAGGTGATAGACTTGCAGAGAGACGTTGTAGAATATCTTACAAGGTGGGGATTCCCCCGGATTCTGGAGTTAATAGGGGTGACATCACGGATATTCTTGTTAAGGTCGCGTTAATGGAATCTCGGGTTGTAATTGTCCATGTGTATCCTGACATGGGTTTCAAGATCTTTTCCATGGCAAACCATCTTGAAATGATGGGTAATGGGTGGGTATGGATTGCCACGGATTGGCTTTCGTCTGTTTTGGATTCTGCTTCACCTCTCCCATCAGAGACCATGGACTCAGTGCAAGGGGTTCTTGTTTTGCGTCAACACACACCAGATTCAGATAGAAAGAGAGCCTTTTCCTCTAGGTGGCACAAATTGACTGGTGGTTCTTTGGGGCTGCATTCTTATGGACTCTATGCTTATGATTCTGTCTGGCTAATTGCGCATGCTCTTGATGCATTTTTTAACCAGGGTGGTATAATCTCATTTTCTAACGATTCCAGGTTACCTTCTGGGGAAGGTAGTAGTCTCCACCTTGAGGCAATAAGCATCTTTGATGATGGAAAACTTCTGCTGAATAACATATTGCAGAGTGATTTTGTTGGTTTGACGGGCCGTATTAAGTTTGGAATAGACAGATCTCTTATTCTGCCCGCATATGATGTCATTAATGTTATTGGAACTGGGTATAGACGGATTGGTTACTGGTCCAATTATTCTGGTTTGTCTATCACGCCTCCTGAGACACTTTATACAAAGCCACCAAATCGTTCAAGCTCAAACCAGAATTTGTACAATGCCATTTGGCCTGGGGATACATTGCTTACGCCACGTGGATGGGCTTTTGCTAACAATGGGAAGCAACTGAGAATTGGTGTGCCAATTCGGGTGAGTTTCCGAGAATTTGTATCGCAAGTACAAGGGACAGATACATTCAAGGGTTTCTGCATAGATGTTTTTACAGCTGCTGTAAGTCTATTACCATACCCTGTTCAATATCAGTTCATCCCCTTTGGAGATGGTAAAGAAAATCCAAGCTACACAGAGCTGGTGAATAAGATCACGACGGGT TTCTTTGATGCTGCTGTTGGTGATATTGCCATTGTAACCAAAAGAACGAAAGTCCTTGATTTTACGCAGCCATATGTTGCGTCTGGATTGGTTGTTGTGGCCCCATTTAGGAAGTTGAACTCTGGAGCCTGGGCTTTCCTGAGGCCATTCAGTGCCCGTATGTGGATTGTCACTGCTTGTTTCTTCCTTGTTGTTGGCTTGGTTGTGTGGATTCTGGAGCATAGGATAAATGACGACTTCAGGGGCCCTCCTAAAAGACAAATAATAACTGTTTTATG GTTCAGCCTCTCAACTCTATTTTTCGCTCATA GAGAAAACACTATGAGCACCCTTGCGCG CAACTATCTTCTCCTATTAAAGGAATTGAAAGCTTGA
- the LOC118061905 gene encoding probable protein phosphatase 2C 27 produces the protein MAAGMDFSPPFTVLEGGYNKDNNNSSTNVSENQNAENLDSLKQSTNGKPPRHLRQSMDSTRLLNAADLALDVGVVVVVSNSPADERTDFLPLFRSGSCAEGGPKQYMEDEHVCIDNLVDHLDATATCPSPGAFYGVFDGHGGTDAALFVKNNILRFIVEDSHFPICVEKAIKSAFVKADYAFADDSALDISSGTTALIALIFGRTLIVANAGDCRAVLGRRGRAIEMSKDHKPNCTSERLRIEKLGGVIYDDYLNGQLSVARALGDWHMKGPKGSACPLSAEPELRETNLTEEDEFMIMGCDGLWDVMSSQCAVAISRKELMLHNDPERCSRELVREALRRNACDNLTVIVICFSPDPPPRIEIPQSRVRRSISAEGLNLLKGVLDSNS, from the exons ATGGCAGCGGGCATGGATTTTTCGCCACCGTTTACGGTACTAGAAGGCGGTTACAacaaagacaacaacaacagcagcactAATGTATCGGAAAATCAAAACGCTGAGAATTTAGACAGCCTTAAACAATCCACCAATGGGAAACCTCCACGACATCTCCGTCAAAGTATGGACTCCACCCGATTGCTCAACGCCGCTGATCTg gCGCTTGATGTTGGGGTTGTGGTCGTCGTTAGTAACTCACCGGCTGATGAAAGAACGGATTTTTTACCGTTGTTTCGATCGGGAAGTTGTGCTGAAGGAGGGCCTAAACAGTACATGGAAGATGAACATGTTTGTATAGATAATCTTGTTGATCATCTAGATGCCACCGCCACCTGCCCTTCTCCGGGAGCTTTTTATGGG GTGTTTGATGGGCATGGAGGAACAGATGCGGCATTGtttgtgaaaaataatattctgaGGTTTATAGTCGAGGACTCCCATTTTCCGATTTGTGTGGAGAAGGCTATTAAGAGTGCTTTTGTGAAAGCTGATTATGCATTTGCAGATGATAGTGCACTTGATATCTCTTCTGGCACCACCGCACTAATTGCTCTTATATTTGGAAG GACATTAATAGTTGCCAATGCTGGAGATTGTCGAGCAGTGCTGGGGAGGCGAGGTAGAGCAATTGAGATGTCCAAAGACCACAAACCTAACTGCACATCAGAGAGACTAAGAATTGAGAAACTTGGTGGCGTCATTTATGATGACTACCTCAATGGCCAATTATCTGTTGCACGTGCCCTCGGAGACTGGCACATGAAGGGCCCTAAAGGTTCAGCCTGCCCTTTAAGTGCTGAGCCTGAATTGCGAGAGACAAATTTGACTGAGGAAGATGAGTTCATGATCATGGGCTGCGATGGCCTGTGGGATGTAATGAGCAGCCAGTGTGCTGTGGCAATTTCTAGGAAAGAACTGATGCTCCATAATGATCCTGAAAGATGCTCAAGAGAGCTGGTCAGGGAGGCACTCAGACGCAATGCATGTGATAATCTAACAGTGATTGTTATCTGTTTCTCCCCGGATCCACCCCCCAGGATAGAAATCCCGCAATCCCGAGTTCGGAGGAGTATATCAGCTGAAGGTTTGAACTTACTAAAGGGTGTTCTGGATAGTAACTCATGA
- the LOC118061903 gene encoding glutamate receptor 3.3 isoform X1 translates to MNAVRFALCLFLFCVLFSSSGYSRNVSSRPAAVNIGAIFTFESTIGRAAKIAIQEAVKDVNANSSILHGTELKIHMRNSNCSGFLGLAEGLKFTENDVIAIIGPQSSVVAHIISHVANELQVPLLSFAATDPTLNSLQFPFFVRTTQSDFYQMAAISEVVDHYGWKQVTAIFIDNDYGRNGVSALGDRLAERRCRISYKVGIPPDSGVNRGDITDILVKVALMESRVVIVHVYPDMGFKIFSMANHLEMMGNGWVWIATDWLSSVLDSASPLPSETMDSVQGVLVLRQHTPDSDRKRAFSSRWHKLTGGSLGLHSYGLYAYDSVWLIAHALDAFFNQGGIISFSNDSRLPSGEGSSLHLEAISIFDDGKLLLNNILQSDFVGLTGRIKFGIDRSLILPAYDVINVIGTGYRRIGYWSNYSGLSITPPETLYTKPPNRSSSNQNLYNAIWPGDTLLTPRGWAFANNGKQLRIGVPIRVSFREFVSQVQGTDTFKGFCIDVFTAAVSLLPYPVQYQFIPFGDGKENPSYTELVNKITTGFFDAAVGDIAIVTKRTKVLDFTQPYVASGLVVVAPFRKLNSGAWAFLRPFSARMWIVTACFFLVVGLVVWILEHRINDDFRGPPKRQIITVLWFSLSTLFFAHRENTMSTLARFVLLIWLFVVLIINSSYTASLTSIFTVQQLSSPIKGIESLKESNEPIGYQVGSFAEYYLREEVGISKSRLVALGSPEAYANALQLGPEKGGVAAIVDELPYVELFLSRQCTFRIVGQEFTKSGWGFAFPRDSPLALDMSTAILALSENGDLQRIHDKWLTQSTCSSETSELESDRLHLKSFWGLFLICGLACFISLLIHFYLIARKLYHATPEESPSAGQGSSRSRRLHRLLSLMDEKAGQEKSAVKRRKLERSLSENDRDCELGRNPMRKETERMTGTTST, encoded by the exons ATGAACGCGGTTAGGTTTGCTTTGTGTCTTTTTCTCTTCTGTGTGCTGTTTTCATCAAGTGGATATAGTAGGAATGTGAGCTCAAGGCCTGCCGCTGTGAATATTGGAGCTATTTTTACCTTCGAATCTACGATTGGAAGAGCTGCCAAGATTGCTATCCAGGAAGCTGTCAAAGATGTGAATGCAAATTCTAGCATTCTGCATGGCACCGAACTCAAAATTCACATGAGAAACTCTAACTGCAGTGGGTTTCTAGGCTTGGCTGAAG GTTTGAAGTTCACGGAGAATGATGTCATTGCCATTATTGGCCCGCAATCTTCTGTTGTTGCCCATATTATATCCCATGTCGCTAATGAACTTCAAGTTCCCCTATTGTCATTTGCAGCAACAGACCCCACTCTGAACTCGCTGCAGTTCCCCTTTTTTGTTAGGACCACGCAGAGTGATTTCTACCAAATGGCGGCAATATCAGAGGTAGTTGATCATTATGGTTGGAAGCAGGTGACTGCCATTTTCATTGATAATGATTATGGACGAAATGGCGTGTCAGCTCTAGGTGATAGACTTGCAGAGAGACGTTGTAGAATATCTTACAAGGTGGGGATTCCCCCGGATTCTGGAGTTAATAGGGGTGACATCACGGATATTCTTGTTAAGGTCGCGTTAATGGAATCTCGGGTTGTAATTGTCCATGTGTATCCTGACATGGGTTTCAAGATCTTTTCCATGGCAAACCATCTTGAAATGATGGGTAATGGGTGGGTATGGATTGCCACGGATTGGCTTTCGTCTGTTTTGGATTCTGCTTCACCTCTCCCATCAGAGACCATGGACTCAGTGCAAGGGGTTCTTGTTTTGCGTCAACACACACCAGATTCAGATAGAAAGAGAGCCTTTTCCTCTAGGTGGCACAAATTGACTGGTGGTTCTTTGGGGCTGCATTCTTATGGACTCTATGCTTATGATTCTGTCTGGCTAATTGCGCATGCTCTTGATGCATTTTTTAACCAGGGTGGTATAATCTCATTTTCTAACGATTCCAGGTTACCTTCTGGGGAAGGTAGTAGTCTCCACCTTGAGGCAATAAGCATCTTTGATGATGGAAAACTTCTGCTGAATAACATATTGCAGAGTGATTTTGTTGGTTTGACGGGCCGTATTAAGTTTGGAATAGACAGATCTCTTATTCTGCCCGCATATGATGTCATTAATGTTATTGGAACTGGGTATAGACGGATTGGTTACTGGTCCAATTATTCTGGTTTGTCTATCACGCCTCCTGAGACACTTTATACAAAGCCACCAAATCGTTCAAGCTCAAACCAGAATTTGTACAATGCCATTTGGCCTGGGGATACATTGCTTACGCCACGTGGATGGGCTTTTGCTAACAATGGGAAGCAACTGAGAATTGGTGTGCCAATTCGGGTGAGTTTCCGAGAATTTGTATCGCAAGTACAAGGGACAGATACATTCAAGGGTTTCTGCATAGATGTTTTTACAGCTGCTGTAAGTCTATTACCATACCCTGTTCAATATCAGTTCATCCCCTTTGGAGATGGTAAAGAAAATCCAAGCTACACAGAGCTGGTGAATAAGATCACGACGGGT TTCTTTGATGCTGCTGTTGGTGATATTGCCATTGTAACCAAAAGAACGAAAGTCCTTGATTTTACGCAGCCATATGTTGCGTCTGGATTGGTTGTTGTGGCCCCATTTAGGAAGTTGAACTCTGGAGCCTGGGCTTTCCTGAGGCCATTCAGTGCCCGTATGTGGATTGTCACTGCTTGTTTCTTCCTTGTTGTTGGCTTGGTTGTGTGGATTCTGGAGCATAGGATAAATGACGACTTCAGGGGCCCTCCTAAAAGACAAATAATAACTGTTTTATG GTTCAGCCTCTCAACTCTATTTTTCGCTCATA GAGAAAACACTATGAGCACCCTTGCGCGGTTTGTGCTACTTATATGGCTCTTTGTGGTCTTAATAATCAACTCAAGCTACACTGCAAGTTTGACTTCAATTTTCACAGTGCAGCAACTATCTTCTCCTATTAAAGGAATTGAAAGCTTGAAGGAAAGCAATGAGCCTATAGGATACCAGGTGGGTTCGTTTGCTGaatattatttgagagaggAAGTTGGAATATCTAAATCTAGGCTTGTTGCCTTGGGATCACCAGAAGCATATGCTAATGCACTCCAACTTGGTCCTGAAAAAGGGGGTGTTGCTGCCATTGTTGATGAACTTCCTTATGTGGAACTTTTCCTCTCAAGGCAGTGCACATTCAGGATTGTTGGTCAAGAATTTACAAAAAGTGGCTGGGGTTTT GCGTTTCCAAGAGACTCTCCCTTAGCTTTGGATATGTCAACTGCAATTCTAGCACTCTCAGAGAATGGTGATCTCCAACGGATCCATGACAAGTGGCTTACGCAAAGCACATGCAGTTCAGAGACATCTGAGCTTGAATCAGATAGACTTCACCTCAAGAGCTTTTGGGGCCTCTTTCTCATTTGTGGTCTAGCTTGCTTCATTTCCCTCCTCATACACTTTTACCTGATTGCACGCAAGTTATATCACGCCACCCCTGAAGAATCTCCATCTGCTGGTCAAGGTTCCTCGCGTTCTAGGCGTCTTCATAGACTATTATCATTAATGGATGAGAAGGCTGGCCAAGAAAAGAGTGCAGTTAAAAGAAGGAAGTTGGAAAGATCATTATCCGAGAATGATCGGGACTGTGAGTTGGGGAGGAATCCCATGAGGAAAGAAACAGAAAGGATGACCGGAACAACATCAACTTAA